A stretch of the bacterium BMS3Abin11 genome encodes the following:
- the epsE_3 gene encoding putative glycosyltransferase EpsE, producing the protein MLPQTLPDKIWPGRGTACLVSGYAPNDSVLQDISVQADGLLSSSTLLQLATTQIDECCTKTSPRSCLLSGFTTLVRFPPVEQTKVFTAELRAEFKANKYETIDRSTIELIQENPVSKARISGCKVVICMACWEPDEEHLKRQIESIKAQTLRSWHCIINDDASSDDTWRRYQEIIDDDSRFSLFRNESNLGFYRNFEVALSRVPEDTDYVALADQDDDWYPEKLATSVAAFDEDTTLVYCDMRIVNEEGGMISETYWSGRKNNFQDVDVLFLANTVTGAASVFRRDLLVDILPFPQAVGQVFHDHWIACVARCRGKLGYVDQALYDYYQYGNSVIGRCDFQARGVGERVIDIVANAKYLGKAGKFKSWLLHKRVTALNIFHYEYLRLYLFAEILKMRLPDMQKDAEHHLRMFSAGWSAIFHLLLVHLRIIFRKETTDDAEMRLAVAIFMFKLDRIYGRLFAGRIVKRHCRSLGRSN; encoded by the coding sequence ATGCTGCCCCAGACATTGCCAGACAAAATTTGGCCGGGTCGTGGTACGGCCTGTCTGGTTAGTGGCTACGCACCCAACGACAGTGTGCTTCAGGATATCAGTGTTCAGGCAGACGGACTATTATCATCATCAACCCTGCTGCAGTTGGCGACAACACAGATTGATGAATGCTGTACTAAAACCAGCCCACGAAGTTGTCTGTTGTCAGGTTTTACAACACTGGTCAGGTTTCCGCCAGTCGAACAGACAAAAGTGTTTACTGCTGAACTCCGTGCCGAGTTCAAGGCAAACAAGTATGAAACAATTGACCGCAGTACAATTGAGCTAATACAGGAAAATCCTGTCAGCAAGGCCAGGATATCGGGGTGTAAAGTTGTTATTTGCATGGCTTGCTGGGAACCTGATGAAGAGCATTTAAAACGTCAGATAGAATCCATCAAGGCACAGACACTGAGGTCCTGGCATTGTATTATCAACGATGATGCTTCCTCTGATGATACCTGGCGGCGCTATCAGGAAATCATTGACGATGATTCGCGTTTCAGCCTGTTCAGAAATGAAAGTAATCTCGGTTTTTACAGAAATTTTGAAGTCGCATTATCGAGAGTGCCAGAAGATACCGATTACGTCGCCCTGGCCGATCAAGATGATGACTGGTATCCAGAAAAGTTGGCCACCAGTGTCGCGGCATTTGATGAGGACACGACGCTTGTTTATTGTGATATGCGTATCGTCAATGAAGAAGGCGGGATGATTTCGGAGACTTACTGGAGCGGCAGGAAGAATAATTTCCAGGATGTAGATGTGTTGTTTCTGGCTAATACAGTGACCGGTGCGGCATCGGTTTTCCGGCGCGATTTGCTGGTCGACATCCTGCCATTTCCACAAGCAGTGGGACAGGTATTTCATGATCACTGGATAGCCTGCGTTGCCCGTTGCCGCGGTAAACTTGGCTATGTGGATCAGGCCTTATATGATTATTATCAATACGGAAATAGCGTTATTGGCCGCTGTGATTTTCAAGCCAGAGGTGTGGGGGAGAGAGTAATAGATATTGTTGCGAATGCGAAATATCTCGGCAAGGCAGGTAAGTTTAAGTCATGGTTATTGCACAAACGGGTCACGGCATTAAATATTTTTCACTATGAATATCTGCGCCTGTATCTGTTTGCTGAAATATTAAAAATGCGTCTACCGGATATGCAGAAGGATGCAGAACATCATCTGCGAATGTTTTCAGCGGGCTGGTCGGCTATCTTTCATCTATTACTGGTTCATCTGCGCATTATCTTCAGAAAAGAGACGACGGATGATGCCGAGATGAGACTGGCGGTTGCCATCTTTATGTTTAAATTAGATCGTATTTATGGCCGTTTGTTTGCCGGAAGAATAGTAAAAAGACATTGTCGATCACTGGGCAGATCGAATTAA
- the arnC_7 gene encoding undecaprenyl-phosphate 4-deoxy-4-formamido-L-arabinose transferase — protein sequence MKISIILPVFNEEGNLDDMNAEIMAVVENMDVDYEIIYIDDGSTDRSFEILSSLRKKNQNIKVIVFRRNFGQTACLAAGFDQSSGDVIITMDSDRQNDPNDIPMLLDKINEGYDLVSGWRFDRQDAWLSRKLPSKLANSLISKITGVKLHDYGCSLKAFRKEVVENIRLYGEMHRFIPAIASWMGVRIAEVKVNHRARVAGTSKYGISRTFRVILDLVTVKFLLQYSARPLHFFGGIGLVSGITGFLIAFVMLIQKFFFGVALGDRPLLLLAVLLMFIGIQFVTFGLLGELMTRTYHEAQNKPVYVIRQLLI from the coding sequence TTGAAAATTTCTATCATACTGCCCGTCTTCAATGAAGAGGGAAATCTCGACGATATGAATGCTGAGATTATGGCTGTCGTTGAGAATATGGATGTAGATTATGAAATTATCTATATCGATGACGGCAGTACGGATCGAAGCTTTGAGATTCTCAGTTCGCTGCGGAAGAAAAATCAGAATATCAAGGTAATTGTGTTTCGACGAAATTTTGGCCAGACGGCATGTCTGGCGGCAGGTTTTGACCAGTCCTCTGGAGATGTCATCATCACCATGGATTCCGATCGTCAGAATGATCCCAATGATATTCCGATGCTGCTGGACAAAATTAATGAAGGCTATGATCTGGTCAGTGGCTGGCGTTTTGACCGGCAGGATGCCTGGCTGTCACGAAAACTACCTTCAAAACTGGCAAATAGTCTGATCTCAAAAATTACCGGCGTTAAACTGCATGATTACGGCTGTAGCTTGAAGGCATTTCGTAAAGAAGTAGTGGAAAATATCAGACTATACGGAGAGATGCACCGGTTCATTCCTGCCATAGCCAGCTGGATGGGCGTGCGTATTGCCGAAGTAAAAGTTAATCATCGTGCACGGGTTGCTGGCACAAGCAAATATGGCATATCTCGAACTTTCCGCGTGATCCTTGATCTGGTAACGGTGAAATTTCTGCTTCAGTATTCAGCCAGACCGCTACATTTTTTTGGTGGTATTGGTTTGGTAAGTGGCATAACAGGATTTCTGATTGCATTTGTTATGCTTATCCAGAAGTTCTTTTTTGGTGTTGCACTTGGCGACAGGCCGCTATTGCTACTCGCTGTCCTGCTTATGTTTATTGGTATACAGTTTGTTACCTTTGGTTTACTCGGAGAGCTGATGACCAGGACATATCATGAAGCACAAAACAAGCCGGTCTATGTGATACGGCAACTATTAATTTAA
- the wbbL_1 gene encoding N-acetylglucosaminyl-diphospho-decaprenol L-rhamnosyltransferase: MVKKQISRIPHTSVGVIIVNYNGGERLEACLSALKQQTRRPDQIILVDNNSSDFIAESIQKRFPDVEIVELEENVGFAAANNKAVDLLSSVEWVVLLNPDAYVKPDWLEKYLAGVSEHPECSFFACRMLSMDGQSLDGTGDVYHVSGASWRRDYGKPADQRRQNGEIFSPSGAAALFKRDVYLEAGGLNEDFFCYMEDVDLGFRIQLLGYRCFYISDAVVTHEGSALVGQHSDFQVYYGHRNLVWVYVMNMPSPWIWIYLPQHLLYNVASILLYILRGKTAVILRAKYDAIKGLARAWLRRKEIQAESRASTKDLRKKLSHSLLTPYLYRD, from the coding sequence TTGGTCAAAAAACAGATAAGTCGGATCCCACATACTTCCGTAGGGGTCATTATCGTCAATTACAATGGCGGTGAAAGACTGGAGGCCTGTCTGAGTGCTCTGAAACAACAGACACGCCGACCGGATCAAATCATACTCGTCGATAATAACAGCAGTGATTTTATTGCAGAGAGTATTCAGAAAAGATTCCCTGATGTGGAGATTGTTGAGCTGGAAGAAAATGTCGGTTTTGCAGCGGCCAATAATAAGGCAGTAGATTTGCTTTCATCCGTCGAATGGGTGGTGCTGCTCAATCCTGATGCCTATGTAAAACCGGACTGGCTGGAGAAATATTTAGCGGGGGTCAGCGAGCATCCTGAGTGTTCATTCTTTGCCTGTCGCATGCTGTCGATGGACGGGCAGAGTCTGGATGGTACGGGTGATGTATATCATGTCTCCGGCGCCAGCTGGCGCCGGGATTACGGAAAACCTGCTGATCAGCGAAGACAAAATGGCGAAATATTCTCACCATCAGGTGCTGCCGCACTCTTTAAACGGGATGTTTACCTTGAAGCGGGTGGTTTAAATGAAGATTTCTTTTGTTATATGGAGGATGTAGACCTGGGTTTTAGAATCCAGTTGCTCGGCTACCGCTGTTTCTATATTTCGGATGCCGTTGTGACCCATGAAGGATCAGCTCTGGTTGGCCAGCACAGTGATTTTCAGGTGTATTATGGTCATAGAAATCTGGTTTGGGTCTATGTCATGAACATGCCATCACCCTGGATATGGATCTATCTACCGCAGCATCTGTTGTACAATGTAGCCAGTATTTTACTTTATATTCTTCGTGGCAAGACGGCTGTCATACTGCGTGCAAAATATGATGCAATAAAAGGGCTGGCCAGAGCCTGGCTACGACGTAAGGAAATTCAGGCAGAGTCCCGGGCTAGTACAAAAGATTTAAGGAAGAAGCTGTCACATAGTTTGCTTACTCCCTATCTGTATCGTGATTAA